The Candidatus Margulisiibacteriota bacterium genome has a window encoding:
- a CDS encoding acetate kinase, translating into MAILSVNCGSSSLKYQLYDWDARQALASGMVDRIGLQDSNIVHKSSGQKIERKDSCADHQTAFHLVLDFLLKEAKLISSLADIEGVGHRIVHGGVNFSASALIDDAALAEIKANADLAPLHTPPNVVGIESARALMPDTPQVAIFDTAFHQTMPERAYAYALNYELAQKYKIRKYGFHGSSHRYVSERAAELLGNKPDLKLIIVHIGNGSSLSAVKGGKCLDTSMGLTPLAGVIMGTRSGDIDPAVVQFLAGKTGKPLAEIMNMLNKESGMLGVSGFSDQRDILAGAAQGDARCQLALQMQAYSVKKYIGAYLAALNGADALIFTAGIGENSPDFRQAVCENMSALGLKLDAAKNKEHSGAERLVSALDSQVKIFVVPTNEEFIIARDVIELVRGK; encoded by the coding sequence ATGGCTATTCTTTCGGTAAACTGCGGCAGTTCTTCGCTCAAATATCAGCTCTATGACTGGGACGCGCGGCAGGCGCTGGCCAGTGGCATGGTTGACCGTATCGGCCTGCAGGATTCCAATATTGTGCACAAATCCTCCGGCCAAAAGATCGAGCGCAAAGATAGCTGTGCCGACCACCAAACAGCTTTTCATCTGGTGCTGGATTTTTTGCTTAAAGAGGCGAAGCTCATTAGCTCGCTGGCGGATATCGAAGGCGTCGGCCACCGCATCGTGCATGGCGGCGTAAATTTTTCCGCTTCGGCGCTGATCGACGACGCGGCGCTGGCGGAAATCAAAGCCAATGCCGATCTCGCGCCTCTGCACACTCCGCCCAATGTCGTGGGTATTGAATCCGCGCGCGCGCTAATGCCGGACACGCCGCAGGTGGCGATTTTTGACACGGCGTTCCACCAGACCATGCCGGAGCGCGCTTACGCTTACGCGCTGAATTATGAACTGGCGCAAAAATATAAGATCCGCAAATACGGTTTTCACGGCAGCTCGCACCGCTATGTGTCCGAGCGCGCGGCGGAGCTGCTGGGCAATAAGCCGGATTTGAAATTGATTATCGTGCATATCGGCAACGGCTCCTCGCTCTCCGCGGTAAAAGGCGGCAAATGTCTGGACACTTCGATGGGTCTGACGCCGCTGGCTGGCGTGATCATGGGTACACGCTCCGGCGACATCGATCCGGCGGTGGTGCAGTTTTTGGCCGGCAAGACTGGCAAGCCGCTGGCCGAAATAATGAATATGCTGAATAAAGAAAGCGGCATGCTTGGCGTTTCCGGTTTTTCCGATCAGCGGGATATTTTGGCTGGCGCGGCTCAGGGTGATGCGCGCTGCCAGCTGGCTTTACAGATGCAGGCTTATTCGGTCAAAAAATATATCGGCGCGTATCTGGCGGCCTTGAACGGCGCGGACGCGCTGATCTTCACCGCTGGCATTGGCGAGAACAGCCCGGATTTCCGGCAGGCGGTCTGTGAAAACATGTCCGCGCTGGGCTTGAAGCTGGACGCCGCTAAAAATAAAGAACACAGCGGCGCCGAGCGTCTCGTCTCCGCGCTGGATTCGCAGGTCAAGATCTTTGTCGTCCCGACCAATGAGGAGTTTATTATCGCGCGGGATGTGATCGAGCTGGTCAGAGGGAAATAA
- the dinD gene encoding DNA damage-inducible protein D, whose protein sequence is MVNNITTNSSTVFEKAKKIDERGNEYWLAREFQEILQYREWRKFSNVVDKAKEACVNSGQKIPDHFVRLDKMVAIGSDTQREIEDIRLSRYACYLIIQNADPAKEIVALGQTYFAVQTRKQELLEETEFKRLDENKKRLYLRAEMKKHNKQLADAAKLAGVVQPYDYAIFQDHGYKGLYGGLGAKDIHARKKLKKSQQILDYMGSTELAANLFRATQTEEKLRRENIRGKQKANITHYAVGKKIRQTIKELGGAMPEDLPMAGSVKKLEANKQNKKLN, encoded by the coding sequence ATGGTTAATAATATAACAACGAATAGCAGCACGGTTTTTGAAAAAGCCAAAAAAATTGACGAAAGGGGCAATGAATATTGGCTGGCGAGAGAGTTTCAAGAAATATTGCAATATAGAGAATGGAGAAAGTTTAGCAATGTTGTAGATAAAGCTAAAGAAGCTTGTGTTAATTCTGGGCAGAAAATTCCCGACCATTTTGTCCGTTTGGACAAAATGGTCGCCATAGGTTCGGATACCCAGCGTGAAATAGAGGATATTAGACTTTCCCGCTACGCTTGTTATCTGATTATTCAAAATGCCGATCCAGCCAAAGAAATAGTCGCTCTGGGGCAAACCTATTTTGCCGTACAGACCAGAAAACAAGAATTGCTGGAAGAAACGGAATTTAAGCGGTTGGACGAGAATAAAAAAAGATTATATCTCCGCGCCGAAATGAAAAAGCACAACAAACAGTTGGCTGATGCGGCGAAACTAGCCGGCGTAGTGCAGCCTTATGATTATGCGATATTTCAAGACCACGGTTACAAAGGTTTATATGGCGGCTTGGGCGCGAAAGATATTCACGCCAGAAAAAAGTTAAAGAAAAGCCAGCAAATACTTGACTATATGGGCAGCACGGAGCTGGCGGCCAATCTTTTCCGTGCCACGCAGACTGAGGAAAAACTCCGCCGAGAAAATATCAGAGGTAAACAAAAGGCCAACATTACACACTATGCCGTCGGCAAAAAAATCCGTCAGACTATTAAAGAACTGGGCGGCGCCATGCCGGAAGACTTGCCAATGGCGGGTAGTGTGAAAAAGCTGGAAGCGAATAAACAAAATAAAAAGTTAAATTAA
- a CDS encoding LacI family transcriptional regulator — translation MGKKVTLQKIAEVCGVSISAVSAAFHRPRFVSKTLRERIIQVAHELGYFYSAEIATIGLVFKSFRNHFQDAYYNEIIMCILERASELNLNVRILDGLDIENYAKIYDINGYLIIGNDSAVHIAAVEKTHQPFLLVGCTKNGTEKYRRIYSDPYQGMVELTEFVCNCRHRRLAVINAEADALDFTWLRFKKGLADGLRRCGLPANALKIVPASHQNLETAEIVLNKILSMKPRPTCIICINDRFAYQLYKLLRHYGLQVPRDISLTGSDGIALPGLEFDLSTVVDDRQEMGRRALDFLLSVLHNEKDLKKDIVLNKKFRVGKSVRRLSK, via the coding sequence ATGGGCAAAAAGGTAACTTTACAGAAAATTGCTGAAGTTTGCGGTGTGTCGATTTCCGCTGTCTCGGCCGCTTTTCATCGTCCGCGCTTCGTGTCGAAAACTTTGCGTGAAAGAATTATTCAGGTTGCGCATGAACTCGGGTATTTTTACAGTGCAGAAATTGCCACTATCGGCCTAGTTTTTAAATCTTTTCGCAATCATTTTCAAGATGCCTATTATAATGAAATCATCATGTGTATTCTGGAGAGGGCCTCTGAATTGAATTTGAATGTGCGTATTTTAGACGGTCTCGACATAGAAAATTATGCAAAGATTTATGACATTAACGGCTATTTAATAATCGGTAATGACTCGGCGGTACATATTGCCGCTGTGGAAAAGACGCATCAGCCATTTTTGCTGGTTGGCTGCACCAAAAATGGCACAGAAAAATACCGCCGGATTTATTCCGACCCTTATCAAGGTATGGTGGAATTAACCGAATTTGTCTGCAATTGTCGGCACCGGCGCCTCGCTGTGATCAATGCTGAAGCGGATGCGCTGGATTTTACCTGGTTGCGATTCAAGAAAGGTTTGGCTGATGGTTTGCGCCGATGTGGTTTGCCGGCGAATGCCTTGAAAATAGTTCCGGCCAGTCATCAGAATCTTGAAACGGCAGAAATTGTTTTGAATAAAATTCTTTCCATGAAACCTCGTCCGACCTGTATTATCTGTATTAATGATAGGTTCGCTTATCAATTATACAAGCTGCTTCGACATTACGGTCTGCAAGTGCCAAGAGATATTTCCTTGACCGGTTCAGATGGCATAGCGCTGCCGGGTTTAGAGTTTGATCTGTCTACTGTAGTTGATGATAGGCAGGAAATGGGACGGCGGGCTCTGGATTTCTTGTTGTCAGTACTACACAACGAGAAAGATTTAAAAAAAGATATAGTACTTAACAAAAAATTTAGGGTCGGTAAATCAGTGCGAAGATTAAGCAAATAA